A single genomic interval of Streptomyces sp. NBC_00663 harbors:
- a CDS encoding XdhC/CoxI family protein has protein sequence MLNIADTLHLWCREERPFALATVVDVTGSAPLPTGTSVAVDEDGNAVGSISGGCVEGAVYELCQEVLQEQGAPRRARFGYSDDDAFAVGLTCGGELDVLVQRVDPAVQPHLGAALAEAVEGRPAAVAQIVHGPKELLGATLSILGDSRIADRTLGDGPTGRAVADHATAQLRTGRTALLSLGQDADTCPEKLSVLVHVAATRPRMLIFGAIDFTAALAQAGRFLGYHVTVCDARPVFATKARFPHADEVVVDWPHRYLAQTAVDARTAVCVLTHDAKFDIPLLHLALDLPVGYVGAMGSRRTHEERLLRLREVGVAPEQLARLRSPIGLDLGARTPQETAISITAEIIAHAGRATGLPLARVSGPIHRVSGTVAETAWHGEGMVAGTC, from the coding sequence ATGCTGAACATCGCGGACACACTGCACCTCTGGTGCCGCGAGGAACGCCCCTTCGCCCTGGCCACCGTCGTCGACGTCACCGGCAGCGCACCCCTGCCCACCGGTACATCGGTCGCGGTGGACGAGGACGGCAACGCGGTCGGCAGCATCTCCGGCGGCTGCGTCGAGGGCGCGGTGTACGAACTGTGCCAAGAGGTCCTTCAGGAACAAGGCGCTCCACGGCGTGCCCGGTTCGGCTACTCCGACGACGATGCCTTCGCCGTGGGCCTGACCTGCGGTGGGGAACTCGATGTTCTCGTCCAGCGGGTCGATCCGGCCGTACAGCCGCATCTCGGCGCGGCGCTCGCCGAGGCGGTCGAGGGCCGGCCCGCCGCCGTCGCCCAGATCGTGCACGGGCCGAAGGAATTGCTCGGCGCCACTTTGAGCATCCTCGGCGACAGCCGGATCGCCGACCGCACCCTCGGCGACGGGCCGACCGGCCGGGCAGTGGCGGACCACGCCACCGCCCAACTGCGCACCGGACGCACCGCACTCCTCTCCCTCGGCCAAGACGCCGACACCTGCCCCGAGAAGCTCTCCGTCCTCGTCCATGTGGCCGCCACCCGCCCCCGCATGCTGATCTTCGGCGCCATCGACTTCACCGCCGCCCTCGCCCAGGCCGGACGGTTCCTCGGCTATCACGTCACCGTGTGCGACGCCCGCCCCGTCTTCGCCACCAAGGCACGCTTCCCGCACGCCGACGAAGTGGTCGTCGACTGGCCCCACCGCTACCTGGCACAGACGGCCGTGGATGCCCGTACCGCCGTCTGTGTCCTCACCCACGACGCCAAGTTCGACATCCCCCTGCTGCATCTGGCACTCGACCTGCCCGTCGGCTACGTCGGCGCGATGGGTTCCCGGCGCACCCACGAAGAGCGCCTTCTCCGTCTGCGCGAAGTCGGCGTCGCACCAGAGCAGTTGGCCCGGCTGCGGTCCCCAATCGGCCTCGACCTCGGCGCCCGCACGCCCCAGGAGACGGCGATCTCGATCACCGCGGAAATCATCGCCCACGCCGGCCGAGCGACTGGCCTGCCTCTGGCCCGGGTCAGCGGCCCGATCCACCGCGTTTCCGGGACGGTGGCGGAGACAGCGTGGCACGGAGAAGGAATGGTCGCAGGAACGTGCTGA